The Cetobacterium somerae sequence AATAGAGTTGAAGAATGTATTGATATAGTTAAAATGGCTGAAAAATATGGAGTTAAAGTTATGGTTTGTCATGTACTTAGATATACACCATTTTTTAGTAAGTTAAAAGAACTAATAGAGAGTGGAATAATAGGAGAGGTTGTTGATATACAACATAATGAAAATATAGGAAACTTCCATTTTGCACATAGTTTTGTTAGAGGGAACTGGAGAAATTCAGATGAAACAAGTCCTCTTATTTTACAAAAAAGTTGTCATGATTTAGATATTTTATCTTGGCTTTTAAATGGTAGCCCTTGTAAAAAAATAGCTTCTTTTGGTAACTTAAAATATTTTAGAAAAGAAAATGCTCCAGAGGGATCAGCAGATAGATGTTTAGAGTGTAAGTATATAGATAGTTGTATATATTCACCAAAAAAAATATATTATAATAACATTGGAGCTTGGCCAACTCTAATAGCTAGTGAGATTCAAACAGAAGAGGCTTTAACAAAATCGTTAGAACATAATCAATATGGAAGATGTGTTTATAAATGTGATAATAATGTTGTAGATAATATGGTTTCTATAATTGAGTTTGAAAATGGAGTAAATGTAACTTTTAATCTATGTGCTTTTACAGATGAAGTTTGTAGAACAATAAAAATTATGGGAACTAAAGGTGAAATAAGAGGAAATGATGCAAAAAACCATATAGAAGTTTATGAATTTGGAAAAGGTGAAGGACGTTTTGCAAATGGAAAGAAGACAGAAATTATTCCAGATGTTCTAGAGGGAGGACACGGAGGAGGAGATACAGGACTTATGAATGATTTTGTAAACCTTTGTTTGGGAAGACAAGAGGATTCAAGAACTAATCCAAGAACATCGTTAGAAAGTCACATAATGGCTTTTGCAGCAGAGGATTCTAGAGTTAATGGAAATATCGTTTATATGAATGAATATTTAAATAGATTTAATTAAAAATAGGGGATTAACCAATTTGGTTAATCCCTTTTATTTTATTCCTCTTCAAAATTTTCAAATATCTCAATAATTGTAGGCAAATCTTTTCTATATAAGATTTTAAATGTAAACTCTTTATAAGTGTAAATTAAAGTTTCATCATTTTTTATATTGTATATTTTAACTAAAAGTTTTGAGTTAAAATGATAATTAGAAATATATGATGTATCACCTTTAAGTTTTTTATAAATCTCCATAAGTTCACTATGAAGTTCAAAAAGATTTTTAAAAGTTTTAGTTAAAGTAAAAATAGGTTTAACTTCATTAGTTTCACTATTTTTATAATCTTTTATAATTTTAATTCCTAAAATTTTAGCACTTTTATACTCGCCACTCTTATCCTTTTCATATTCAATATCTAACTCTCCAATAGTTGTAAGATCTTTAAAGATAGGTTTTAAAAGGTTCTTCTCAATATCATAGAATCTATCATAAGTTTCTTGAATCTCTAATATATCCCTTAAATTATTCATTGAGATATTTAAAATACTTTTCTCACTATTTAAAATCTCTTGATAAAATCTATATGAGTATCTTTCTTTAAATTTAAGCATTTTTTTTATTTTTTCATCTAAGATATGAGATGAAAATTCAAAAATTACATAATCTCTTTCAAAAAAATAACTATTTAGAATATTAAACCTTTTTTTAAAATTTGAATTTGAATCAATGATAGTTACGTTTTTAGAAAAAAATTTAAATAAAAGTTTTTCTAATTCGATAGCTTTTGGCTCCTCTTTAACTTCAAATATTTTATAAAGTGTTTCTAAATGAACAGTAACTGAGTTACTGCTAATATCAACTGATCTTAAAAAATCTCTCTCTTTTTTACTCAGTTTTTTAGAAAATTCAATAAAAATATTTTTATTTCCCACTTTGAACTCCTTTTTTCTAATTTTTTAAAAATATTTTTTATATTAAAAATATTTTTTTAAAACGATATATCATAATGACTTATATCGTCATGTATAATCATATCTTATAAAAAGGTTAAAATCAAGATTTTATATATAAAAAAGGAATGTTATTAACGAAATACGCACTAAAAAAATGTGATTTGACCAATAAAAAGAATTGGTATAAAGTTAAACTATGAAATGATACGGGAGGTTTTTTATGGATATTGAAGCGGTAGCAATGGCCATAGTTGGAAATGCAGGAGAGAGTAGAGCTCTATCTTATGAAGCTTTAAGAGCAGCTAAAAAAGGTGAGTTTGAAAATGCTAAAAAGTTATTAGATGAAGCTAAAGAAAGAATGTATGCAGCTCATAGTGTACAAACTGAACTTATATGTAATGAAGCAGATGGAAAAGGTGTAGAGATAAATCTACTTATGATTCATGCACAAGATCATCTTATGAATGCAATATTAGCTAGAGAGCTAGTAGAAGAGCTAATTGAAGTACATAAAGAGTTGAAAGAGTTAAAAGGAGAATAAGGGTATGAGAAAAAAATGGGGTATGATAGCAACTTGGAGAATGGCTTCTGAAGGAGTAACTTTAGGTTCAGAGATGTTAAAAAACGGTGGAAAATGTCAAGATGCATTGGAAGAAGCAGTTAAATTTGTAGAGGATTATCCATTTTATAAATCTGTAGGTTATGGAGGACTTCCAAATGAAGAGTGTGAAGTTGAGTTAGATGCAGCATTTATGGATGGAAAAACTCTTTCGATAGGAGCGGTAGCTTCAATAAAGGATTTTAAAAATCCAATATCTATAGCAAGAAAACTTAGTGCAGATAGATACAACATATTTTTAGTTGGAGCTGGAGCAGAATCGTATGCTCATAAAAATGGCTTTGTAAGACAAAATATGTTAACAGAGAGAGCTAAAAAGACTTGGGAATTAAGAGTTAAAGAGATACAAGAAAAAAATCTTTCTCCATATGATGGTCATGATACTGTTTGTATGATAGCTTTAGATAAGGATGAGGATATGGCTGTAGCAACTTCAACAAGTGGACTTTTTATGAAGAAAAAAGGAAGAGTTGGTGATTCACCAGTTTCAGGTTCAGGTTTTTATGTTGATAATGAAGTTGGAGGAGCAGCAGCAACAGGTCTTGGGGAAGATATAATGAAAGGTTGTCTTTCTTATGAAGTAGTTCAGAGAATGAAAAAGGGAGAGCATCCAATGGAAGCTGCTCAAAAAGCTGTAGATGAATTTTCTGAAACTTTAAGAAAAAGAAGGGGAAAAGCTGGAGAGATATCTATTGTAGCTATGAATAATAAAGGTGAATGGGGAATAGGAACAAATGTTGAGTTCACATTCTGTGTTGGAACAGAAACAGAAAAACCTCAAGTTTATATATCAACTCCTCAAGAAAATGGAGAGATAAAGATAGAAGTAGCATCTGAAGAGTATATGAGAGCATATAAAGAGAGAATTCAAAGGGGGATTTAAATGTCAAAAGTAATTGAGATTTTAGAAGAAAAGCTGGTTCCTGTAGCAGCTTGGATTGGAAGAAATAAACATATTAATGGTATAAGAAGAGCGTTTGTTTTAATGATGCCTCTTTTAATGATTGGATCTATATTTTTAATGATATCAGCATTTCCATTACCAGCTTATCAAAAGTTTATGTTAGAAACATTTGGGGCAAATTGGAAAAATGTAATAGATATTCCTGTAAGTGCAACGTTTTCATTAGTTGGAGTTTACGTAGCATTTTTAGTTGCTCAACAACTTGCTAATCAATTTCAACTTGATAGTGTAGCTGTTGGACTTTTATCACTAGCATCATTTTTAATTTTAACACCATTATCTGAAGTTGAAGGTATGGGTTCTGTTTTAAGCTTTAACTGGCTTGGAAGTAAAGGAATGTTTATCGCTATGGTGATAGGTATAGTTACAGCTAATATATTTAGATTCTTTGTAAATAAAAAGATTCTTATTAAGATGCCAGATGGTGTACCACCTGAAGTTATAAAATCATTTGAAGCGTTAATTCCAGGAACAGTTATATTATCTTTAGCATTATTATTAAGAATAGGTATGATGAATACTGAGTATGGAACAATTCATGATTTTGTATATAAAGTTTTAGCAATGCCATTAAGAGCTTTAGGAACGTCATTCTTTGGATCATTATTAACAGTATTCTCAATTTCAATACTATGGTCAGTTGGTATAAATAGTGGATCTATGGTAAATGGATTTGTAAGACCTTTCTGGTTAGAGAATCAAGTTGAAAATATCAATGCTTTAAAAGAGGGATTACCATTACCACACGTTATTACAGAGCAATTCTTTGATATGATCTGGATGGGTGGAGCTGGAGCAACACTATCACTACTTTTAGCAATAGGTCTTTTTGCAAAGAGTAAGCATATAAAGAGTGTTGGAGCAATTAGTGCTGTACCTGGAATATTTAATATAAATGAGCCAATTCTGTTTGGAATGCCAATAATATTAAACCCAATTATGTTAATACCTTTTAATATAATTCCGTTAGTATTTGTTACAACTCAATATTTAGCAATGACAATTGGACTTGTAAGTAGACCTTTAGGAGTAGCTTTCCCATGGCCAACACCAGCAATAATTAGTGGATTTTTAACAGTTGGAGATATGTCAGGAGCTATTATTCAAATAGTTAACTTAATATTAGGAGCTCTAATATATCTACCATTCTTAAGAATATTAGATAAAGCAAGTAAATATGAAGAGGATGCAGTAGAGGCATTTGAAAAGGAGGCAAAATAATGAAAAAAATATTACTACTTTGTTCAGCAGGGATGTCAACAAGCATAGTTGTTAAAAAGATGTTAGAATCAGCAGAAAAAAGAGGAATCCCTGTAGAGATAAAAGCTGTTGGATTAGAGATGTTTCAAGAGAATTTAGATAAATATGATACATTTTTATTAGGACCTCAAGTTAAGTTTAGAAAAGATGAACTTAATAAAATAGCTCAAGAGGTTGGAAAGAAAGTTGAAGTTATAAATATGATGGATTATGGAATGATGAAAGGGGATAAAATTTTAGATTTCGCTCTTTCATTAATCGAGGAGTAGTTTGAATACTAGAAAAACTCTAGAACACTATATTGATGAACACTTTCAAGAGACTTTAAAAGATATACAAAAAATTGTTAAAATTAAAACTGTAAAAGAGGAGAGCACCAATGGTGCTCCCTTTGGTTTAGGACTAAAAAAAGGATTGGAAGAAACATTAAAAATAGCAAAAGATCTAGGGTTTAAAACTGTAAATTTAGATAATTATATTGGTTATGCTGAGTTTGGAGAGGGAGAAGAGTATATAGGAGTTTTAGGTCATATAGATGTCGTACCAGAGGGAGAACATTCAAAGTGGAGTGTTCCACCATTTAGCGGAGAAATAGTAGGGAAGAATATGATTTCAAGAGGTGCCTTAGATAATAAAGGACCAATTATTTCAGCACTACATTCAATGAAAGCTTTAAAAGAGTGTGTTCCAACTTTTAATCATAGAGTTAGAATAATATTTGGAACAAACGAAGAGAGTGGAGATGAGGATATAAAATATTATCTCTCTAAAGAGAAAGCTCCAAAATATGCTTTTACTCCAGATGGACAGTTTCCAGTTGTATTTTCAGAAAAAGGAATCTATACATTTTCTTTCAAAGATAGTTTTTTAAAAGAAAAAACTTCAATATTAGATATAGTTGGAGGAACAAGATCAAATGTAGTTCCTGAAGAAGCAAAAGTATTTTTAAAAAAAGATTTATCTGAAAAGATTATAAAAGAGTTAGAAAAATTTAAGGATACTCCATGTAAATTTGAAGTTTTAGAAAAAGAGAGTTATTTAGAAGTTATATGTAAAGGAATACCAGCTCATGCAAGTTCTCCACAAAGAGGTGTGAATCCAATAACATGGTTATTTAGATTTCTAAATAGAGTAATACCTGAGGAAGATTCATTAAAGAGATTTGTTAATTTTATGGATAAAGTTGTTGGTATAGAAACTGATGGAAGTGGATTAAATATAGAAACTAAAAATGAAGAAACAGGAGATTTAACTTTAAGTTGTGGGATTGTAAAGATAATCGAGGAAAAAAAATCTTCAATATATGTTAAGTTTAACATTAGATATCCTGTAACTACCAATGAAAAAAAGTTAGATACTATACTTGATAAAATAGGAAGAGAAAATAATGTAGAATTTGTAAAAGAAAATCATAATGCACCACTATATTTTCCTAAAGAACATCCATTAGTTGAAAAGCTTCAAAAAGTTTTTAAAGATGTAACAGATAGAGATGATAAACCCGTGGCTTTAGGAGGAGGAACTTATGCAAAGCTTATGCCAAATACAGTTGCATTTGGGCCAAACTTTAAAGAGTTTAGAGGTAATCCTCATGGCTTTGATGAAAAAATGGATATAGATATGTTAAAACAAGGAATGCTTATGTATGCCTTAGGAGTTTTAGAATTAGCATAAAAAAACTACCTCGAAAGAGGTAGTTTTTATTTAGAAAAATTAAAATGATAATTTATAAAAAGTAGGATTATTAATAGGTGATTGAACAAATCCATTAACTTCCTCTCTAATACCAGCACTTGCAGGCATAAAGTAGATTGGTAAAACAGGAACTTCTTCATTCATAATATTTTGAGCTTGAGCATAAAGTTCAGATCTTTTAATAGGATCCAACTCAACCTTACCTTTATCTAAAAGAGCGTCAAAAGTGGGATTATCAAAGAAACTTCTATTTCCAGAAGAACCTTTCATACTACTATGAAGAACAGAACCAATACCGTAGTCAGCGTCTCCAGATGAGTTAGACCATCCAAGCATAAAAAGATCGCTTTTTCCTGTTCCAGTTGCACTTAGAAATGCGGCCCATTCTAAAATCTCAATTTTAACATTGATTCCAATATCTTTTAATTGAGCTTGTATAATTTCAGCCATTTGTTTTCTAAGTTCATTATTACTTGTAACTAAAGTTAAACTTAAATCTTTATAGCCAGAATCTTCTAAAAGTTTTTTAGCCTCTTCAGGATTATATTCAAATGGAGCAGTTTCTTTAGAATATCCAACGACTCCAGGCCCTAAGATACTATTAGCTTTTTCTACAGCACCACTTAAAACAGACTCGATGATAATATCTCTGTTAATTCCCATTGCAATTGCTTTTCTAACATTTTTATTTTGAAGAGCACCTTTCTCTGTATTAATTCCTAAGTATCCAACTCCAAGAGAACTAATCTCTTCAACTCTGATATCTTTCCTATCTCCAAGAATTTTTCTACCAATAGAATCAATATCTCCAGTAATATGATGTTCGCCAGTTTCAATAGCAATAACTCTACTATTTTCCTCTGGAATTCCTCTGACTTCAACAATTTCAATAGAAGGTTTACCTCTAAAGTATTCATCGTTTCTTTTTAATGTCATGTATGATCCAGGCTTCCACTCTACTAAAGAGTAGGCTCCGGTTCCCATAGGAGCATGATTTACATCTTTTGTACTTTCGTAATAATTTTTATTTAAAATAGAAGCTGTTATATGTGTTAGATGGTGTATTAATGAACCTGATGGAGCTGATGTTTTAATAATAGCTGTATATTTATCAGGAGTTTCAATACTATCAATAGCTGAGTAAAGAGTTCCAACTTTAGATGATTTTTTAGCATTTTCTAAAGTGTATTTTACATCTTCAGAAGTTAATTCATCACCATTTTGAAATTTAACTCCTTTTCTTAAGTTAAATTTAAGTTCGGTAGGTGATAGTTGTTCCCAACTTTCAGCTAGTCCAGGAACTATTTTTAAATTTTCATCAGTTTCAATAAGTCTATCAAAAATATTTGAAATTATTCTTCTAGAATATACATCTGTAGCTTCATGAGGATGAAGGGTTACAGATTCACTACTTTGAGTATAAATTAATTTATTCTCTTTAGGTATTGTTGTTTGTTTTTCAGATTCTTTTTCTTTTCCACAACTAATAAAAAGTGTAACTAGCAGTAATAATTTAAATATTTTTTTCATAGAACTCCCCCTTAGTATTTAATTATTTTAATAAGAGTATCAAAAAAAAATAACTGTGTCAAATTTAATTTTCAAAGTACTTAAAAAATGAAAATAAATTACCAAAAGTATTATATTAGAATATTATTATATGTTTCAAAGAATATGAAGAAAAAAGAAAAAATGGAACGTTTAAATAAAAAAAAAAATATGGTATTATTTTTTCATAGAGCGAGACGTTTAAAAATTTTTACAGCTTAGGGGTGAGCTTAATTTTACTTTTTTTACCGTTAAATAGTTAAGGGGGCAGACTAATGGATGAAAGAGATGTAATGTTAGCAAAAAATGGTGATGATGAAGCGATGGAAAAAGTTTTCTTAAAGTACAAAAGTGATATTTTAAGAAATAGTAAAAACTTTTTCATAAAAGGTGGAGATATCGATGACCTGCTTCAAGAGGGGTATATAGGTCTTATGAAGGCAGTAAAGTCATATGACGAAACAAGAGAGGTGTGTTTTAGTACTTTTGCAAATCTATGTATAAAAAGACAGATTATTACAGCAGTAAAATCTTCAAACTCAAATAGAAATCAAAAGTTGAATACATCGATTATTGGAGACAAAGATGTTAATTTAGATGATTTAGTACAATATGCAAAACCATCTGTAAATTTCTACTCTCCTGAAGATATTCTTATAGGAAAAGAATTGGTAGAAATGTTGGGAGATTTTTTAAATAATAACTTAACTCCTTTGGAGAAAAAGGTATTTTTCTATACTTGTAAGCAGTATAAGTATAATGAAATTGCAGAGTTGTTAGAGGAACCATCTAAAAAAATAGATAATGCAATTCAAAGAGTAAGAAAAAAAATTCTTGGATATTTATCTGAATATACTAGAGACTAATAAGATATTAGAGGGTGAGAGAGAAAATCTTTCATCCTTTTTATTTACCAATTTTTTACTAAAGTTATGATATAATATAAAAAAAATAGGAGTAAATATGAGTGAGTTAGAGAAGAAGATAGTATTAACAATTTATAAAATAGGTCCAACATTTATATCTAAATTAGCTAATAGAATACTTGAAAACCAAAATGAAGTTAGAGAGTGTGTTAAAGAGTTAATTAAAAATAAGTTACTAGAACGAGTTGAAAATATAATGGTTGAATACAAAACTAAGGAAGCGAATGTGGTTGTTAAACACAGAAACCATACCTATTATAAATTGACTAAGAATGGTGAAAAAAAAGCAAAAGAGTTAGAAGAGGATGAGTTTGAAGTAAGAGAAGCCTTTAAAACATATAATAAAGCTTTACAAAATAAATTAGATAATGTAATAGAAAATACTGAGAAAAGAATATATTGTGTAATAGATTTTCCTTATTCACAGGAATTAAATGTAAAAAATATTTTAAATGAAAAATTTGAAAATCTTCAAAAAGAGTATGGTCATACAATAACTTTAAGAGGAGATATAACAGAGGTAGAAAAAGAAAAGTTATTAGAACTACCTAATATTATTATAATTTAAATAGAAGGAGAAAATGTGGAAGAATTAATAAAGCAAGCTAGTGAATTTTTTATGAGTTTAGGTTATTTTGGTATTTTTATAATGATGTTTTTAGAGTCTTCATTCATTCCTTTTCCATCAGAGGTAGCCTTACTTCCAGCAGGGTACTTAATAGGTACTAAAGAAATGAGTTTTATACCAGTTCTTTTAGCAGGGACTTTAGGTAGCTTAGGTGGAGCATATTTAAATTATTTTTTAGGAAGAACTTTAGGTAGAAGCCTTCTTTTAAAATATGGTAAATATCTCTTTTTAGATGAAGATAAATTAACTCAAATGGAAACTCTTTTTAATAAAAGAGGAGAGTTAATAGTATTTTTAGGTAGATTTATACCTGTAGTTAGACAATATATATCTTTCCCACCAGGAATTTTAGAGATGAATATATACAAATTTAGCATATTTACAGGACTTGGAGCGGGAATATATGTAGCTTTTATGGTTAATGTAGGAACTTTATATAAAGACTACGAGCATATAATAAATACTTATATAATAAGATATAAATATCTAGTGGCGTTACTAGCATTAGTTTATGTAAGCTATAAAATTTTAAAAATGAGAAAAAATAAAAAAGACTAACTTTTATGTTAGTCTTTTTTTTATTAGAAGAAATACTTTGCACCTATACTTGCAATGAATAAAGGATCATCATTAACAATAGGAGAATCAGTAATTTCGCTAGAGAATTTCTCTATTCCTAAAATTCCTATGAACGATACTTTTTCATTATATCTGTATTCAGCTGATAAGTTAGCTCCAAAAGAATAAGCAGTATCTGCTTTATATTCTCTAGTTAATTTATCAGTAGATGATCTATTTACTTCATCTGATGTTACTCCGAAATAGTAGTTTGCATAATCTCCAGAGAATCCTTTAACGTGAATTCCAGGAACTAAAGTAAATTTGTCATTGATATTATAAGGTCTAAATGCGCTTAATTTAGCTTCAGAACCATGCTCACCAAATTGAACAGAAGCACCTGTTCTAATTCCAGCTATTCTTGTATTTAAGTCAGCTCTTAATCCAACCATAGCTTGGAAATCTCTATCATCAATATTAGTGTATCCATCTCCCATATCCTTAGCTTTAATAGGGAAACCAGCCATAGGATCAACGAATACAGATAAAGATAGATCTTCGCCTTTAAAGAAGAAATATCCAGGAGTGATTCCTTTAATATAGAAGTTACCATAATTAACATCTAAAAGCGGTACAGGATAAGCTTTGTCTTCAGCTCCTTTGTAGATACTGTTTGAAACTCCTACTCCAGCTCCAATTCCATATCTATTTTCTGCTAAAGCCATAGTAGATAAAGCTAAGGCTAAAGCTCCCAAAATAATTTTTTTCATAATTGTTCCTCCAAAGGTATAAGTTTATAGCGGAACAATTATATCATAGAATACATAGTTTTATAACTAAGTACAATATAGAAATTTGTTGCTAAAAACAGTGTACTTTTTTTCAAATGCTAGAGATTAAACTATATAGTGACTTTATAATCCTCCTCTTTAATTAAGACCAATTTATTTATAAAAATAAAGTTACAAATGTATCCAAAAATAATTGGTAAAATAATAAATAGAGTAAAAACAAGAACTATATTTTTTAAATTCCAAGATAGATGATTTAGAGCATTAATTGGGCCAATTAAACCACTAATTCCAAAGCCAGCACTAAAAGCAGTTCCTTTAATATTAAATAAAGCTCCTAAAACACCAAGGGTAAAAGCGTTAATAACAATGGGAACTATAATAAGGGGATTTTTAACAAAGTTAGCCATTTGAATTTTAGCAGAACCTAAAACAGGTACTAAAGTTATTCCAATCGGATTAACTTTAAGTCCAGCAAGAGCAAGACCAAAGGCTGCAGCACAAACACCAAGATTTGCAGCACCAGCAGCTATACCACTAAGATTTACAGCAAGAGCTATCCCAACAGTAGAAAATGGTGAAATAATAAGAATAGAAAATATTATTGCAATAATACCACCTGTTAAAAGAGGTTGCATTTTAACGACTTCTTCTATTGTAAGACCAATGACTCCATTAACCTTACTAACATAAGGTAAGAGATTTAAACCAATCCATCCAACAGCAGTTGAAATTATGATAGGAAGAGCAACCATGCTTAACCCCTTCACTTTATCTCTAAAAAGATAGATAGCTAAAGATGCAATAAAGGCAGTAACTCCTGCATTAACTACATCACCTGTTCCAGTTAGAACAATATTTCCATTAACAAAAGATACAACCCCTGATCCAATGAAAGTGGCAACAGAAACACATATGCTTTCTAAAGGAGTGAAACTTAATTGGTATGAAACTCCAGTTCCAATTGCAAATGGAAGTAGGCTTGTGGATATTCTTGTTAAATTTAATATACTTGCTAAATTTAAACTTTTTGCAATCTCACCAAGAATTGCTGATGGAATAAGAGTTGCAACAATCCCTAAACTCATACCATTTAATATTTTAAACATTAGCTCTTTTATTTTCATTATTTTCACCTTCCCGTATTATTTATTGAGTTTGCCTCAATTCTATCAAAAGCTTCTTTTAAAATATCTAAACTATTAGAACAAGCTATTCTAACAGCTTTATCATTACCAAAAGGTTTTCCTGGAATAACTTTGACTTTTAGTTTTTCAAAAAGATAATCCGAATATTGTATGGAATTTAAATTAGTTTCACTAATATCTATAAAAATATATATTCCACCTTGTGGAGCAAATGCTCTTAAACCAGTTATATTATTGATTCTATTTAAACTATATTCAACTCTTTCTTTGTATAGAGGAACAATACTATTTTTTATGTGTTCTCTATTTTTTAGGGCTGCAAGAGCAGCTCTTTGAGAGATAGCTGAAGCACTATAAACAATAACTTCGTTTATTTTTCTAATCGTGTCTATAATAGACGCAGGTGCAATATTATAGCCAACTCTCCA is a genomic window containing:
- a CDS encoding DUF2250 domain-containing protein, with amino-acid sequence MSELEKKIVLTIYKIGPTFISKLANRILENQNEVRECVKELIKNKLLERVENIMVEYKTKEANVVVKHRNHTYYKLTKNGEKKAKELEEDEFEVREAFKTYNKALQNKLDNVIENTEKRIYCVIDFPYSQELNVKNILNEKFENLQKEYGHTITLRGDITEVEKEKLLELPNIIII
- a CDS encoding DedA family protein, whose product is MEELIKQASEFFMSLGYFGIFIMMFLESSFIPFPSEVALLPAGYLIGTKEMSFIPVLLAGTLGSLGGAYLNYFLGRTLGRSLLLKYGKYLFLDEDKLTQMETLFNKRGELIVFLGRFIPVVRQYISFPPGILEMNIYKFSIFTGLGAGIYVAFMVNVGTLYKDYEHIINTYIIRYKYLVALLALVYVSYKILKMRKNKKD
- a CDS encoding MipA/OmpV family protein — its product is MKKIILGALALALSTMALAENRYGIGAGVGVSNSIYKGAEDKAYPVPLLDVNYGNFYIKGITPGYFFFKGEDLSLSVFVDPMAGFPIKAKDMGDGYTNIDDRDFQAMVGLRADLNTRIAGIRTGASVQFGEHGSEAKLSAFRPYNINDKFTLVPGIHVKGFSGDYANYYFGVTSDEVNRSSTDKLTREYKADTAYSFGANLSAEYRYNEKVSFIGILGIEKFSSEITDSPIVNDDPLFIASIGAKYFF
- a CDS encoding PTS transporter subunit IIC, with protein sequence MKIKELMFKILNGMSLGIVATLIPSAILGEIAKSLNLASILNLTRISTSLLPFAIGTGVSYQLSFTPLESICVSVATFIGSGVVSFVNGNIVLTGTGDVVNAGVTAFIASLAIYLFRDKVKGLSMVALPIIISTAVGWIGLNLLPYVSKVNGVIGLTIEEVVKMQPLLTGGIIAIIFSILIISPFSTVGIALAVNLSGIAAGAANLGVCAAAFGLALAGLKVNPIGITLVPVLGSAKIQMANFVKNPLIIVPIVINAFTLGVLGALFNIKGTAFSAGFGISGLIGPINALNHLSWNLKNIVLVFTLFIILPIIFGYICNFIFINKLVLIKEEDYKVTI